The Ananas comosus cultivar F153 linkage group 20, ASM154086v1, whole genome shotgun sequence region tacacaaccaaacaactattggtggacaattgttcggatccggattccttgaagtgtcaatttcgacaccggaacccccccatcgctcacccgtcatttctgaaccctcgaaatgacgcaagtgaccagccaacaaggctcagcgactaaaCATTccatcacgaagcaccgtcggattAATTTCGAACCGAATCcacgttccgtcggcggatttcgccaaGAAACGAGCCGGAAATCACTTTCTGATTTtcgcaaaggcttggggccttggacgatcagtccataGGTTACCCACTAGCCACACATGCTGCCAACAACAGCCACGAAGAACCAagatgcataaaagccctcccgattaccgaaaatcgcattatttcatgcgatttcggcgcttttatggtccgtcaaCACAAACCAGAAGTCAATCAGCCAAGACGAGACTcctgctgacaggtctcggcgtgccggaggccatgctcacctttcggagcactttcggccactgtggcacgcgcacgagcgacgcgaaattTAGCAAAACAACACGCACAACGCTAAGATTGCGTCTAACTCGCTAATCAAGGTACCATATACCcaaacggaggtgagcacgatgttcagcacaaacccaggatcatcgtgctcactttccCTTTTATCGAAGTGCCTTTGGATCGCCGGAAAAGCGACCAGAACCCCAAAACAATGCACAGGAATTAAAATGCAGCCTAACCTGAGCAGTAGAGCCAGGGTTGGCCGCCGGCAGCCGGACGGCGGGCGCTACGGCCGTGGGAGGGTGCGGCCGGTCTGTGGGGTCCGGGGCAACTGCTGGTCGGCGACGGGAGGTGGCCGGTGTCGCGGCGGAGTAGATCAAGCCTGCACTTGCTCTCGGGTTCCACGTGTCTGCGGTGacccggcggcggccggaggagctcaGGACGACTGCGTCCTGTTGCGGGAGGTCAAGGGGAAGGCGGCGCACACGGCGTAGGGCAGCGGCAGCGCACGGAGGCAGTGCGGGTCCAAGCTTGGCCCGCGCGCGCTCGGGATGGCCCCAGAGAACAGAGCAGAGGCCAGCGGCTACAGGTGCGGCGGCAACGGTGTGCGGAGGGTCGCTGGAGTCCCTGGACGTTGGCGCGACCGCATCTGGGTGGCGACAGTGTGCGGGCCACAACCAGGGCTGCTCTCGGTCTCGGCCGGGTCTCGCTGGCCGCGCAGAGCGAGGAGGGTGGGGGCGGCGCAGTGTACGACGGGGGCCGGCGGGGATCGACGCCGGAGGTAGCTCTCTGCCACAGGGTGAAGGATTCCCAGGGCTTCGCGTGCTTCCCTGCGTACTCAGGCCGAGAGGGTGGTGGATCGGttgaaagagaaagatggagggGTGGCCGGGTCCGAGTTTTCCGGCAGCCGGGGCATCTGCCGGCGGCTGGGGTGCGTGCACGGGTTGGGCAGAGGTGCAGAGGTGTCGGCTGGGGTTAGCTGGGGGAATAGGGTTGGTTAGATCTAGGGCTTCCATGGTGAAAACCTAgctacactatatatatcttGCATAAAATGCAAACTAGTCCCCTAAAACTCATTATTTGCAACCGAGCCCTTCACAGCCCGAGTGATTTGCGCTAACGCACCTCTATGTTTGAATTCGTGCAattcgatacataaaatatagaggGTTTCGCGCGAAATACAAAAATGCCGCTTTGACCTTACCTCGGAAAACGTGCGATATCTAGCGATCCGTCtgtcggatttccgatcggatcacgCCAACGCGTTCAGCATGACTCGAGCATTGAATCTAGCATCTTGTTTTGTCCAATATGGTCTTGGATTCGCGACGGAGCCACCCCTCTTTGTTTCCACCACATAACCACCAATATTAAAATATGTGAAAtcaatcaaacccctttttctcgacaaccaagcatcagaacccaattccaTCAGTGCCATTAGGTTCAGAATAATCAagccgttcgaaacgagctattggagtcctatgttcggagtccaatacgcacca contains the following coding sequences:
- the LOC109726041 gene encoding nascent polypeptide-associated complex subunit alpha, muscle-specific form-like, yielding MEALDLTNPIPPANPSRHLCTSAQPVHAPQPPADAPAAGKLGPGHPSIFLFQPIHHPLGLSTQGSTRSPGNPSPCGRELPPASIPAGPRRTLRRPHPPRSARPARPGRDREQPWLWPAHCRHPDAVAPTSRDSSDPPHTVAAAPVAAGLCSVLWGHPERARAKLGPALPPCAAAALRRVRRLPLDLPQQDAVVLSSSGRRRVTADTWNPRASAGLIYSAATPATSRRRPAVAPDPTDRPHPPTAVAPAVRLPAANPGSTAQVRLHFNSCALFWGSGRFSGDPKALR